A region from the Enterobacter roggenkampii genome encodes:
- a CDS encoding GFA family protein: MADIRHAQCHCGAVAFTVALTDGLNTARRCSCSFCRMRGAVVVSAPLSGITVTKGEDKLTEYRFNTGTARHFFCSVCGIYTFHQRRSNPNEYGVNVACFDNVSPFDFPEVTVMDGVNHPSDGDSGVFGYLSFRKKGTGQA; this comes from the coding sequence ATGGCTGATATTCGTCATGCGCAGTGCCATTGTGGCGCGGTGGCCTTTACCGTTGCGCTAACGGATGGCCTGAATACCGCGCGGCGCTGCAGCTGTTCCTTTTGTCGCATGCGGGGTGCGGTCGTCGTCTCTGCGCCGCTGTCAGGGATTACCGTGACCAAAGGTGAGGATAAGCTCACGGAGTACCGCTTCAATACGGGAACGGCACGGCACTTTTTCTGCTCGGTGTGCGGAATTTACACGTTCCATCAGCGGCGTTCTAATCCAAACGAATACGGCGTGAATGTGGCCTGCTTTGATAACGTCTCACCGTTCGATTTCCCTGAAGTGACGGTGATGGACGGGGTTAACCATCCCTCAGATGGAGATAGCGGGGTGTTTGGCTACCTCTCTTTTCGCAAGAAAGGAACAGGTCAGGCGTAA
- the ompC gene encoding porin OmpC, with amino-acid sequence MQRKVLALMIPALLMAGATHAAEIYNKDGNKLDLYGKVDGLHYFSDDKGADGDQTYMRLGFKGETQINDMMTGYAQWEYNIQANNTEGSDNQSWTRLAFAGIKVGDYGSFDYGRNYGVLYDVEGWTDMLPEFGGDSYTKADNFMTGRANGVATYRNTDFYGLVQGLNFALQYQGKNEGSNCDENGCSQEGTNNRSDNNIRNQNGDGFGISTTYDFGMGITAGAAYTSSDRTNDQVIAGTGAASQYAGGDKADAWTAGLKYDANNIYLAAMYSETRNMTPYGSSDSTSGGGIANKTQNFEVTAQYQFDFGLRPSLSYLQSKGKDLGNGQGDQDLVKYADVGATYYFNKNMSTYVDYKINLLDEDDSFYKNNGIGTDDVVALGLVYQF; translated from the coding sequence ATGCAAAGAAAAGTACTGGCCCTGATGATTCCGGCTCTGTTAATGGCTGGCGCAACTCATGCAGCCGAGATTTATAATAAAGACGGTAACAAATTAGATCTGTACGGAAAAGTAGATGGTCTGCACTATTTCTCCGATGATAAAGGCGCTGACGGGGATCAAACCTACATGCGTCTGGGCTTTAAAGGCGAAACCCAGATCAACGACATGATGACTGGCTACGCACAGTGGGAATACAACATTCAGGCCAATAACACCGAAGGGTCTGATAACCAGTCCTGGACGCGTCTGGCCTTCGCCGGTATCAAAGTGGGCGACTACGGTTCCTTCGATTACGGTCGTAACTATGGCGTACTGTACGACGTGGAAGGTTGGACCGATATGCTGCCTGAGTTCGGCGGCGACTCCTACACCAAAGCCGACAACTTCATGACCGGCCGCGCCAATGGCGTAGCAACCTACCGTAACACCGACTTCTATGGTCTGGTGCAGGGTCTGAACTTTGCGCTGCAGTATCAGGGCAAAAATGAAGGCAGCAACTGTGACGAGAATGGTTGTTCTCAGGAAGGAACGAACAACCGTTCTGATAACAACATTCGTAACCAAAACGGTGACGGTTTCGGTATCTCCACAACCTATGACTTTGGCATGGGGATTACTGCGGGTGCAGCGTATACCTCTTCAGATCGTACTAATGACCAGGTGATCGCAGGCACCGGTGCAGCATCTCAATATGCTGGCGGCGATAAAGCGGACGCATGGACCGCGGGTCTGAAATATGACGCTAACAATATCTACCTGGCGGCAATGTACTCTGAAACCCGCAATATGACGCCATACGGTTCCAGTGACAGCACTTCAGGCGGCGGTATTGCCAACAAAACCCAGAACTTCGAAGTGACCGCACAGTACCAGTTCGACTTCGGCCTGCGTCCGTCCCTTTCCTACCTGCAGTCTAAAGGCAAGGACCTTGGCAACGGCCAGGGCGACCAGGATCTGGTTAAGTACGCTGACGTCGGCGCAACCTATTACTTCAACAAAAACATGTCCACCTACGTTGATTACAAAATCAACCTGCTGGATGAAGATGACAGCTTCTACAAAAACAACGGCATCGGCACGGATGATGTCGTGGCACTGGGTCTGGTTTACCAGTTCTGA
- a CDS encoding DUF1294 domain-containing protein — MTLNRVCYLLLIFAAIGSLFTSSPLAMWFLLINMLTLVMYGADKMAARKGMRRVPEATLLVFGVTGGWPGAIVGQQLFRHKTQKQPFKTYFFLSIVVSIAVMAAVYHFSPVSS, encoded by the coding sequence ATGACCCTCAATCGCGTTTGTTATTTACTTCTGATCTTTGCTGCGATCGGCAGTCTTTTTACCTCGAGCCCTTTGGCTATGTGGTTTCTGCTGATCAATATGCTGACGTTGGTCATGTATGGTGCCGATAAAATGGCGGCGCGGAAAGGCATGCGCAGGGTTCCGGAAGCCACGCTGCTGGTATTTGGCGTAACGGGCGGCTGGCCTGGCGCGATTGTAGGCCAACAGCTCTTTCGCCATAAAACACAAAAGCAGCCGTTTAAAACCTACTTCTTCTTAAGCATTGTCGTTAGCATCGCCGTGATGGCGGCGGTTTACCATTTCTCGCCTGTTTCTTCTTGA